Proteins encoded by one window of Erwinia pyrifoliae DSM 12163:
- the rbfA gene encoding 30S ribosome-binding factor RbfA: MAKEFGRPQRVSQELQKEIAIILQREIKDPRLGMMVTVSGVDVSRDLAYAKVFVTFLNDKDEAAIKAGLRALGDASGYIRTLLGKAMRLRIVPELTFFYDNSLVEGMRMSNLVTNVVRNDEERRGPAEENPEEGKAE, translated from the coding sequence TGGTCGCCCGCAGCGTGTTTCTCAGGAACTGCAAAAAGAGATCGCTATCATTCTGCAACGTGAGATCAAAGATCCGCGTCTGGGCATGATGGTGACCGTTTCCGGTGTGGATGTGTCCCGTGACCTGGCCTATGCCAAAGTGTTTGTCACCTTCCTTAACGACAAAGACGAAGCGGCAATTAAAGCCGGCTTACGTGCGCTGGGCGATGCATCTGGCTATATCCGCACCCTGCTCGGTAAGGCAATGCGCTTGCGCATCGTGCCTGAGCTGACCTTCTTCTACGATAACTCGCTGGTCGAAGGGATGCGCATGTCAAACCTGGTCACTAACGTGGTGAGGAACGACGAAGAGCGCCGTGGTCCGGCAGAAGAAAACCCCGAAGAAGGCAAGGCTGAGTAA